One window of the Shimwellia blattae DSM 4481 = NBRC 105725 genome contains the following:
- a CDS encoding RidA family protein — translation MTIKRNNPKPRLSASVEYGNLVFLSGQTPKTRDADISQQTREVFEKIDALLLEAGSDKRHLLSAQVWLKDIARDFDSFNEEWVAWLPEGFSPARAAVQADMARPDILVEVMVTAVKSA, via the coding sequence ATGACAATTAAACGCAATAATCCCAAACCCCGTCTTTCCGCCAGCGTTGAGTATGGCAACCTGGTTTTTCTCTCCGGGCAAACGCCGAAAACCCGCGATGCGGATATCAGCCAGCAAACCCGCGAAGTGTTTGAGAAGATTGACGCCCTGCTGCTGGAAGCCGGTAGCGATAAGCGCCACCTGCTCAGCGCCCAGGTGTGGTTAAAGGATATCGCCCGGGACTTTGACAGCTTTAATGAGGAGTGGGTTGCCTGGCTGCCCGAGGGCTTCAGCCCGGCACGGGCTGCCGTGCAGGCCGATATGGCCCGCCCGGATATCCTGGTTGAGGTGATGGTCACCGCCGTTAAATCCGCATAA
- the btuD gene encoding vitamin B12 ABC transporter ATP-binding protein BtuD has translation MLPLLALQNLAVTGRLAPLSGHVLPGAYLHLVGPNGAGKSTLLACMAGLHPHQGACLLSGQPVSGWPAAALAHQRAWLSQQQVAPFAMPVWHYLSLHQPRESAQAVMLSLARALGLEDKLTRQVSQLSGGEWQRVRLAACVLQIHPGCHDGGRLLLLDEPMAGLDVAQQAAVDRVLGELHQAGITIVLSSHDLNHTLRHASQVWLLKGGVLLARGEPGDVLSEDNLTRAYGVGFRHLRVDGYNMVVPVP, from the coding sequence ATGCTCCCCCTGCTGGCGCTGCAAAACCTGGCGGTCACCGGGCGTCTGGCGCCCCTGAGCGGCCATGTTTTGCCGGGGGCATACCTGCACCTTGTCGGGCCGAACGGGGCGGGCAAGAGCACGCTGCTGGCCTGCATGGCGGGGTTGCACCCCCACCAGGGGGCGTGTTTGCTGAGTGGGCAGCCTGTATCCGGGTGGCCTGCGGCGGCGCTGGCCCACCAGCGGGCCTGGCTTAGCCAGCAGCAGGTGGCGCCGTTTGCCATGCCGGTCTGGCACTATTTATCGCTGCACCAGCCGCGGGAGTCCGCCCAGGCGGTGATGCTCTCCCTGGCCCGGGCGCTGGGGCTGGAAGATAAACTCACCCGCCAGGTCAGCCAGCTTTCCGGCGGCGAGTGGCAGCGGGTACGGCTGGCGGCCTGCGTGCTGCAAATTCACCCGGGCTGCCATGACGGGGGGCGGCTGCTGTTGCTGGACGAACCCATGGCGGGGCTGGATGTGGCGCAGCAGGCGGCGGTTGACCGGGTGCTGGGGGAGCTGCACCAGGCGGGCATAACGATTGTGCTGAGCAGCCATGATCTGAACCATACCCTGCGCCATGCAAGCCAGGTATGGCTTCTGAAAGGCGGGGTGCTGCTGGCCCGGGGCGAGCCCGGTGACGTGCTCAGTGAAGATAATTTAACCCGGGCTTATGGTGTCGGTTTCCGGCATCTGCGGGTAGATGGATACAATATGGTCGTTCCCGTCCCCTGA
- the pheT gene encoding phenylalanine--tRNA ligase subunit beta: MKFSELWLREWVNPAIDSDALCSQITMAGLEVDGTEAVAGAFNGVVVGEVVECAQHPNADKLRVTKVNVGGERLLDIVCGAPNCRQGLRVAVATIGAVLPGDFKIKAAKLRGEPSEGMLCSYSELGISDDHSGIIELPADAPIGTDIREYLKLDDTAIEVSITPNRADCLSIIGIARDVAVLNKMTLNAPDIAPVAATISDTLPIRVEATSACPRYLGRVIKGINVKAATPLWMKEKLRRCGIRSIDPVVDVTNYVLLELGQPMHAFDLNRIDGGIVVRMAEEGEKLVLLDGSEATLKADTLVIADHKKALAMGGIFGGEHSGVSEETRDVMLECAFFNPLAITGRARRHGLHTDASHRYERGVDPTLQFKALDRATRLLMDICGGNAGPVIDQTSQADLPKRATITLRRSKLDRLIGYHIDDAQVTDILTRLGCEVTVGQDQWQAVAPGWRFDMEIEEDLVEEVARLFGYDNIPNTPVQAGLVMGSHREAVLPMKRVKTMLVDKGYQEVITYSFVDPKIQQLLHPGEEALLLPSPISSEMSAMRLSLWTGLLSTVIYNQNRQQGRVRLFETGLRFVPDTNADLGIRQDVMLAGVICGNRYEEHWDLAKGSVDFYDLKGDLESVLELTGKLSEIEFRAEAIAALHPGQSAAIYLDGVRIGFIGVIHPELERKLDLNGRTLVFELLWDALADRVVPQSQGVSRFPSNRRDIAVVVAENVPAADVLAECKKVGVNQVVGVNLFDVYRGKGVAEGYKSLAISLILQDSGRTLEEEEIAATVAKCVEALKERFQASLRD, from the coding sequence ATGAAATTCAGTGAACTCTGGTTACGCGAATGGGTAAATCCGGCCATTGACAGTGACGCGCTGTGCAGCCAGATAACCATGGCCGGTCTGGAAGTGGACGGTACTGAAGCCGTTGCCGGTGCGTTTAATGGTGTTGTCGTCGGTGAAGTGGTGGAGTGCGCCCAGCACCCGAACGCAGACAAACTGCGGGTGACAAAAGTTAATGTGGGCGGCGAACGCTTGCTGGATATCGTCTGTGGCGCGCCAAACTGCCGCCAGGGCCTGCGCGTGGCGGTCGCCACCATTGGTGCCGTACTGCCGGGCGATTTCAAAATCAAAGCCGCCAAACTGCGCGGTGAGCCCTCTGAAGGGATGCTGTGCTCCTACTCGGAGCTGGGCATTTCTGATGACCACAGCGGCATTATCGAACTGCCGGCGGATGCCCCCATCGGTACGGATATCCGTGAATACCTGAAGCTGGACGATACCGCCATTGAAGTCAGCATCACCCCGAACCGGGCAGACTGCCTGAGCATCATCGGGATTGCCCGGGATGTGGCAGTGCTGAACAAAATGACCCTGAACGCACCGGATATCGCCCCGGTAGCGGCCACCATCAGCGACACGCTGCCGATCCGCGTTGAAGCCACCAGCGCCTGCCCGCGCTACCTGGGCCGGGTTATCAAAGGCATTAATGTGAAGGCCGCCACGCCGTTGTGGATGAAAGAAAAACTGCGCCGCTGCGGGATCCGCTCCATTGACCCGGTAGTAGACGTGACTAACTACGTCCTGCTGGAGCTGGGCCAGCCGATGCACGCTTTCGATCTGAACCGTATTGACGGCGGGATCGTGGTGCGTATGGCGGAAGAGGGCGAGAAACTGGTCCTGCTTGACGGCAGCGAAGCGACCCTGAAAGCCGACACTCTGGTGATTGCTGACCATAAAAAAGCCCTCGCCATGGGCGGTATCTTCGGCGGTGAACATTCCGGCGTCAGTGAAGAGACCCGGGACGTGATGCTGGAGTGTGCCTTCTTTAACCCGCTGGCTATCACCGGCCGCGCCCGTCGCCATGGCCTGCATACGGATGCCTCCCACCGTTATGAGCGCGGTGTGGATCCGACCCTGCAGTTCAAAGCCCTGGATCGCGCGACCCGCCTGCTGATGGATATCTGCGGCGGTAACGCAGGCCCGGTTATCGACCAGACCAGCCAGGCAGATTTACCGAAGCGTGCCACCATCACCCTGCGTCGCAGTAAGCTGGATCGCCTGATTGGCTACCACATTGATGACGCCCAGGTGACCGATATTCTGACCCGTCTGGGCTGTGAAGTGACTGTGGGCCAGGATCAGTGGCAGGCCGTGGCGCCGGGCTGGCGTTTTGATATGGAAATCGAAGAAGACCTGGTGGAGGAAGTTGCCCGCCTGTTCGGTTACGACAATATCCCCAACACCCCGGTACAGGCCGGTCTGGTGATGGGCAGCCATCGCGAAGCGGTACTGCCCATGAAGCGGGTGAAAACCATGCTGGTGGACAAAGGCTACCAGGAAGTGATCACCTACAGCTTTGTGGATCCGAAAATCCAGCAGCTGCTGCACCCGGGTGAAGAAGCGCTTCTGCTGCCAAGCCCTATCTCCAGCGAAATGTCCGCCATGCGTCTTTCCCTGTGGACCGGTCTGCTGAGCACGGTTATCTATAACCAGAACCGCCAGCAGGGGCGCGTGCGCCTGTTTGAAACCGGGCTGCGCTTTGTGCCGGATACCAACGCAGATCTCGGCATTCGCCAGGATGTGATGCTGGCCGGTGTGATTTGCGGTAACCGCTATGAAGAGCACTGGGATCTGGCGAAAGGCAGTGTCGACTTCTATGATTTGAAAGGCGATCTGGAATCGGTACTGGAGCTGACCGGTAAATTATCCGAAATTGAGTTCCGGGCAGAAGCCATTGCGGCACTGCATCCGGGCCAGAGTGCGGCGATTTATCTTGATGGCGTACGTATCGGATTTATCGGCGTTATTCATCCGGAGCTGGAGCGCAAGCTGGACCTGAACGGCCGCACGCTGGTGTTTGAGCTGCTGTGGGATGCGCTGGCAGACCGCGTCGTACCGCAGTCTCAGGGGGTTTCCCGCTTCCCGTCTAACCGTCGCGATATCGCGGTTGTGGTAGCCGAAAATGTGCCCGCAGCGGATGTTTTGGCAGAGTGTAAGAAAGTTGGCGTAAATCAGGTAGTTGGCGTAAACTTATTTGACGTGTACCGTGGCAAGGGCGTGGCCGAAGGCTATAAGAGCCTGGCTATCAGCCTGATCCTGCAGGATTCCGGCCGTACACTCGAAGAAGAGGAGATTGCCGCTACCGTTGCCAAATGTGTAGAGGCACTAAAAGAGCGATTCCAGGCATCATTGAGGGATTGA
- a CDS encoding LysR family transcriptional regulator encodes MDLYQLRCFIAVAEELHFGRAAARLHITQPPLSRQIQLLEKSLGCALFARNNRHVNLTHMGEHVLRESRLILKLADQLQSSAHQRAMGFAGTLRLGFTAVFSWQFIPRLLKQMTARLPGLDFQLYEQVSQKQVSAIAENLIDVGFVRHVPPDPLLTYLPLTRETFVAAFHSEHPLARKRKIPLTAFNNETFFCYSPNEARTFYDRISDLFIFNKITPNYKYEFAQTHTILGMVSAGLGCSIVPASAKTLGFPNISYLTIEGASIQAHNFLVYSKSNPNPALPVFIDAVNAIINEDPAFAPGE; translated from the coding sequence ATGGATTTATACCAGTTGCGCTGTTTTATTGCCGTGGCTGAGGAGCTGCATTTCGGGCGGGCTGCTGCCCGGTTGCATATTACCCAGCCACCACTAAGTCGCCAGATCCAGCTACTGGAAAAGAGCCTGGGATGTGCGCTATTCGCCAGAAATAACCGCCATGTGAATCTCACCCATATGGGGGAGCATGTGCTCAGGGAGTCGCGGCTGATCCTGAAGCTGGCCGATCAGCTTCAGTCCTCGGCCCACCAGCGCGCCATGGGCTTTGCCGGAACTTTGCGGCTGGGTTTTACGGCGGTATTTTCCTGGCAATTTATTCCCCGGCTACTCAAACAGATGACCGCCAGGCTCCCGGGGCTGGATTTTCAGCTTTATGAGCAGGTCTCGCAAAAGCAGGTCAGCGCGATTGCGGAAAATCTGATTGATGTCGGTTTTGTGCGCCATGTCCCACCGGATCCTCTACTGACCTATTTACCGTTAACCCGGGAAACCTTTGTGGCGGCATTTCATTCTGAGCACCCCCTCGCCCGCAAACGCAAAATACCGCTCACGGCATTTAATAATGAAACGTTTTTTTGCTACAGCCCGAACGAGGCACGAACGTTTTATGATCGCATCAGCGATCTGTTTATTTTTAATAAAATAACGCCCAACTATAAATATGAGTTCGCCCAGACCCACACCATTCTGGGGATGGTCAGTGCCGGGCTCGGCTGTTCTATTGTGCCCGCTTCGGCAAAAACCCTGGGCTTTCCTAATATTTCCTATCTCACTATTGAAGGAGCCAGTATTCAGGCACACAATTTTCTGGTCTATTCAAAATCGAACCCTAACCCGGCGTTACCGGTATTTATTGATGCGGTAAACGCCATCATTAATGAAGATCCGGCCTTTGCTCCGGGAGAATAG
- the ihfA gene encoding integration host factor subunit alpha, which translates to MALTKAEMSEYLFDKLGLSKRDAKELVELFFEEIRRALENGEQVKLSGFGNFDLRDKNQRPGRNPKTGEDIPITARRVVTFRPGQKLKSRVENATPKDE; encoded by the coding sequence ATGGCGCTTACAAAAGCTGAAATGTCAGAATATCTGTTTGATAAGCTAGGGCTTAGCAAGCGGGATGCCAAAGAGCTGGTTGAACTGTTTTTCGAAGAGATCCGTCGCGCTCTGGAAAATGGGGAGCAGGTGAAGCTCTCTGGTTTTGGTAACTTTGACTTGCGCGACAAAAACCAACGTCCAGGACGCAATCCGAAGACGGGGGAAGATATTCCCATTACGGCTCGCCGGGTGGTGACCTTCAGACCCGGGCAGAAGTTAAAAAGCCGGGTTGAGAACGCAACGCCGAAAGACGAATAA
- a CDS encoding 2-hydroxyacid dehydrogenase — protein sequence MIQNIATTRPHILLTQPLPEPVEKILLRDYEVHRLYLAHDANSMLSDIAPLIQGVVTGGAKGFSRELMAQLPALKIVAISGIGTDAVDLAYAARRGIYVTTTPDILTDDVADMAMGLIIATLRRMSEAEHIVRTGQWPGSTLPLARKVSGATLGIIGLGRVGQAIARRAVAFSMPVRYTSLTPCEHVDYTFVEDVHELARQVDVLVLAASADSGQVIVSDTVIEALGPDGYFINVARGKLVDEAALLDALIHRRIAGAGLDVFAREPHVPEAFFTLPNVTLQPHRASATTQTRIEMGMRVLENLAACFNGQQPPHRV from the coding sequence ATGATACAAAATATCGCTACAACCCGGCCGCATATTTTATTAACGCAGCCTTTACCGGAACCGGTTGAAAAAATACTACTTCGCGACTATGAGGTGCACCGCCTTTATCTGGCCCATGATGCGAACAGTATGCTGTCTGACATTGCCCCCCTGATCCAGGGGGTGGTTACCGGCGGGGCGAAGGGGTTCTCCCGGGAGTTAATGGCCCAGCTACCGGCATTAAAAATTGTCGCCATCAGCGGCATCGGCACCGATGCGGTTGATCTGGCGTACGCCGCCCGGCGGGGGATTTATGTCACCACCACGCCGGATATTCTGACCGATGATGTGGCCGATATGGCTATGGGGCTGATTATCGCCACCCTGCGGCGGATGAGCGAAGCCGAACATATTGTGCGCACCGGCCAGTGGCCCGGGAGCACGCTCCCCCTGGCGCGCAAAGTGAGCGGCGCCACACTTGGCATTATTGGCCTTGGCCGGGTAGGGCAGGCTATCGCCCGGCGGGCGGTGGCGTTCAGTATGCCGGTGCGCTACACCAGCCTCACCCCCTGTGAGCATGTGGATTACACCTTCGTGGAGGATGTGCACGAACTGGCCCGCCAGGTGGATGTCCTGGTGCTGGCGGCCTCTGCAGACAGCGGCCAGGTGATTGTCAGCGATACGGTGATCGAGGCGCTGGGGCCAGACGGGTATTTCATTAATGTCGCCCGGGGTAAACTGGTGGATGAAGCCGCACTGCTGGATGCCCTGATCCACCGGCGGATAGCCGGGGCCGGGCTGGATGTCTTTGCCCGGGAGCCCCATGTACCGGAAGCCTTTTTCACCCTGCCTAATGTTACCCTGCAGCCCCACCGGGCCAGCGCCACCACCCAGACGCGTATCGAAATGGGAATGCGGGTGCTGGAGAATCTGGCCGCCTGTTTTAACGGGCAGCAGCCCCCACACCGGGTATAA
- a CDS encoding MFS transporter, which yields MSNHKESYVSLPRSTHVGRRRYWVLALIFIITVINYADRATMSIAGTSVIRELSLDPMMLGMIFSAFAWAYALGQIPGGWLLDKFGARRVYGISLILWSLFTALQGTVGWMGLSGVLAASTLFLMRFMLGLVESPAFPANSRIVSCWFPTRERGLASALFNSGQYMAVVLFTPLMAWITHAWGWEHIFLWMGALGLVLAAVWFIYYRDPHQDPRLSPQEKALMKEGGALVDLDACRQEKKPGLRLAEMKCLFVSRSLWAIYLGQYCITALTYFFITWFPVYLIQGRGMSLMQAGWVAALPAICGFTGGLLGGYLSDMLIARGVHPSRARKTPFIIGMGLSTTLVFANVVESDSAVIFLMAMAFFGKGFAAIGWAVISDVAPKNMVGLCGGVFNCIGNIAGIITPMVIGYVVSVTGSFNLALYFVAAHGLLAIISYGLIAGRFERIPGSSPECLSDPVSSHQ from the coding sequence ATGAGCAATCATAAAGAAAGTTATGTTTCCCTGCCACGCAGTACACATGTCGGGCGCCGCCGTTACTGGGTGCTGGCGTTAATTTTTATCATTACCGTTATTAACTACGCAGACCGCGCCACCATGTCCATCGCCGGGACCTCGGTCATCCGGGAGTTGTCCCTGGATCCGATGATGCTGGGGATGATCTTTTCTGCGTTTGCCTGGGCCTATGCCCTCGGGCAGATCCCCGGCGGCTGGCTGCTGGACAAGTTTGGTGCCCGGCGCGTGTATGGCATCAGCCTTATTTTATGGTCGTTGTTTACCGCCTTACAGGGGACCGTGGGCTGGATGGGCTTGTCCGGCGTACTGGCGGCCAGCACGCTGTTTCTGATGCGCTTTATGCTGGGGCTGGTGGAGTCCCCGGCCTTTCCCGCCAACTCCCGGATTGTCTCCTGCTGGTTTCCCACCCGCGAGCGGGGGCTGGCCTCGGCGCTGTTTAATTCCGGGCAATATATGGCAGTGGTGCTCTTTACCCCGCTGATGGCCTGGATAACCCACGCCTGGGGCTGGGAGCATATCTTCCTGTGGATGGGGGCGCTGGGTTTAGTGCTGGCGGCGGTCTGGTTTATCTACTACCGGGATCCCCACCAGGATCCGCGCCTGAGCCCGCAGGAAAAAGCGCTGATGAAGGAAGGTGGCGCCCTGGTGGATCTGGATGCCTGTCGGCAGGAGAAGAAACCCGGCCTGAGACTGGCAGAGATGAAATGCCTGTTTGTCTCCCGCAGTCTGTGGGCGATTTATCTGGGCCAGTATTGCATTACGGCATTAACCTACTTTTTTATTACCTGGTTCCCGGTGTATCTGATTCAGGGGCGCGGTATGAGCCTGATGCAGGCCGGGTGGGTGGCAGCGCTCCCGGCGATTTGCGGCTTTACCGGCGGCCTGCTGGGGGGCTACCTCTCCGATATGTTAATCGCCAGAGGCGTGCACCCGTCCCGGGCCCGTAAAACGCCGTTTATTATCGGCATGGGGCTTTCCACCACTCTGGTGTTTGCCAATGTGGTTGAGTCCGACAGCGCGGTTATCTTCCTGATGGCGATGGCGTTCTTCGGGAAAGGGTTTGCCGCCATTGGCTGGGCGGTTATTTCAGATGTCGCGCCGAAAAATATGGTCGGCCTGTGCGGCGGGGTATTTAACTGTATCGGGAATATTGCCGGTATCATCACCCCGATGGTGATTGGCTATGTGGTATCGGTGACCGGCTCTTTTAACCTGGCCCTCTATTTTGTGGCGGCCCACGGGTTACTGGCGATTATCAGCTATGGGCTGATTGCCGGGCGGTTTGAGCGTATACCGGGCTCATCGCCCGAGTGCCTGAGTGACCCGGTATCATCGCATCAGTAG
- a CDS encoding glutathione peroxidase — MQQSLVTIPVTTLDGQPTTLAHWPDQVLLVVNVASKCGLTPQYEQLEALQKQYQSQGFAVLGFPCNQFLGQEPGSAEEIKTFCSTTYGVTFPMFSKIDVNGEHRHPLYQALIDAAPEAIFPEGSGFYERMASKGRAPAHPGDILWNFEKFLIGRGGQVIARFSPDMTPDNRHLIAALEMALAA; from the coding sequence ATGCAACAGTCACTTGTTACTATCCCCGTTACCACCCTGGACGGGCAACCCACCACGCTTGCCCACTGGCCTGATCAGGTGCTGCTGGTGGTGAATGTGGCCTCAAAATGCGGCCTGACCCCTCAGTATGAACAGCTGGAGGCACTGCAAAAACAGTACCAGTCCCAGGGGTTTGCGGTACTGGGCTTCCCCTGCAACCAGTTCCTGGGCCAGGAGCCGGGCAGCGCCGAAGAGATTAAAACCTTCTGTAGCACCACCTACGGGGTTACCTTCCCGATGTTCAGCAAGATTGATGTCAACGGTGAACACCGCCACCCTCTGTATCAGGCGCTGATTGACGCCGCACCAGAGGCCATTTTCCCGGAAGGCAGCGGCTTTTATGAGCGGATGGCCAGCAAAGGCCGGGCTCCGGCACACCCGGGGGATATTTTGTGGAACTTTGAAAAATTCCTGATTGGCCGTGGCGGCCAGGTGATTGCCCGTTTCTCGCCGGATATGACCCCGGATAACCGCCACCTGATTGCGGCGCTGGAAATGGCGCTGGCGGCCTGA
- a CDS encoding NlpC/P60 family protein has protein sequence MRYWLLVFVTLILAGCSSHRAPPPNARLSDSITVIAQLNDQLNTWRGTPYRNGGMSRRGVDCSAFVLMTYRDQFSLRVPRVTTDQAQIGTEISKDELLPGDLVFFKTGSGENGLHVGIYDTDNQFIHASTSHGVTRSSLDNVYWRKKFWQARRL, from the coding sequence ATGCGCTACTGGCTACTGGTCTTTGTGACTCTGATCCTGGCAGGCTGCAGCAGCCACCGGGCTCCGCCACCGAATGCACGGCTTTCTGACTCTATCACGGTTATTGCCCAGTTAAATGACCAGCTCAACACCTGGCGCGGCACCCCTTACCGCAACGGGGGCATGAGCCGCCGCGGCGTGGACTGCTCGGCATTTGTGCTGATGACCTACCGCGACCAGTTCAGCCTGCGGGTGCCCAGGGTGACCACCGATCAGGCGCAGATCGGCACTGAAATCAGCAAAGACGAGCTGCTGCCTGGCGATCTGGTATTTTTTAAAACCGGCAGCGGTGAGAATGGCCTGCATGTGGGGATCTATGATACGGATAACCAGTTTATCCACGCCTCCACCAGCCATGGGGTGACCCGCTCTTCGCTGGATAATGTCTACTGGCGCAAAAAATTCTGGCAGGCCCGCCGCCTGTAA
- a CDS encoding protein adenylyltransferase SelO, which translates to MNPTPRFTNSWYHQLPGFYTPVQPYPLTNTRLIWHNAPLADELGLDPALFDSPAVWAGEQLLPGMAPLAQVYSGHQFGQWAGQLGDGRGLLLGEQCLADGSVRDWHLKGAGLTPYSRMGDGRAVLRSTLREALASEALHHLGIPTTRALSVVTSDTPVWRESEERGAMLMRIAESHLRFGHFEHFYYRKAPEKVQQLADYAIARHWPGLVAEPDRYELWFRDVVQRTARLIAHWQAVGFAHGVMNTDNMSLLGLTLDYGPYGFMDDYNPGFICNHSDHQGRYAFDNQPAVGLWNLQCLAQALSPFIAVDTLNAALDLYSPALSLAWSGHMRAKLGLFTPQDGDNDLLVELFSLMGREGSDYTRTFRMLSLTEQHSAASPLRDEFIDRAGFDAWFGRYRQRLQEEQTDDSQRQAQMLAVNPAVVLRNWLAQRVIERAEQGDYGPLHELHQVLMQPFAHREDDYTHRPPEWGKHLEVSCSS; encoded by the coding sequence ATGAACCCAACGCCCCGATTTACCAACAGCTGGTATCACCAGTTACCCGGCTTCTATACCCCGGTACAGCCGTATCCGCTCACCAATACCCGCCTGATCTGGCATAACGCCCCCCTGGCGGATGAGCTCGGGCTGGATCCCGCCCTGTTTGACTCCCCGGCCGTCTGGGCCGGGGAGCAACTGCTGCCCGGTATGGCGCCGCTGGCCCAGGTCTACAGCGGCCACCAGTTTGGTCAGTGGGCCGGGCAACTGGGCGACGGGCGCGGGCTCCTGCTGGGCGAGCAGTGCCTGGCCGATGGCTCCGTACGGGACTGGCACCTGAAAGGGGCCGGGCTCACCCCCTATTCCCGGATGGGGGACGGGCGGGCGGTGCTGCGCTCAACCCTGCGCGAAGCGCTGGCCAGCGAGGCGCTGCACCACCTGGGGATCCCCACCACCCGGGCGCTGAGTGTGGTCACCAGCGATACGCCGGTCTGGCGGGAGAGCGAAGAGCGCGGGGCGATGCTGATGCGCATTGCCGAAAGCCATCTGCGTTTTGGTCATTTTGAACATTTCTATTACCGCAAAGCGCCTGAGAAAGTGCAGCAACTGGCCGATTACGCCATAGCCCGCCACTGGCCTGGGCTGGTGGCGGAGCCCGACCGTTATGAGCTGTGGTTTCGCGACGTGGTGCAGCGCACCGCCCGGCTGATTGCCCACTGGCAGGCCGTGGGGTTCGCCCACGGGGTGATGAACACCGACAATATGTCCCTGCTGGGGCTGACCCTGGATTACGGCCCCTATGGGTTTATGGATGACTATAACCCGGGGTTTATCTGCAACCATTCTGACCACCAGGGGCGCTATGCCTTTGATAATCAGCCTGCGGTGGGGCTGTGGAACTTACAGTGCCTGGCCCAGGCCCTGTCGCCGTTTATTGCGGTCGACACGCTGAACGCCGCGCTGGATCTCTACTCTCCGGCGCTCTCCCTGGCATGGAGCGGGCATATGCGGGCTAAGCTGGGGCTCTTCACCCCACAGGATGGCGACAACGATCTGCTGGTTGAGCTGTTTAGCCTGATGGGCCGGGAAGGCAGTGACTATACCCGCACCTTCCGGATGCTGAGCCTGACGGAGCAACACAGTGCCGCCTCACCGCTGCGCGATGAGTTTATCGACCGCGCCGGGTTTGATGCCTGGTTTGGCCGCTACCGCCAGCGCCTGCAGGAGGAGCAGACGGATGACAGCCAGCGCCAGGCGCAGATGCTGGCGGTGAACCCGGCAGTGGTTCTGCGCAACTGGCTGGCCCAGCGGGTTATTGAGCGGGCAGAGCAGGGAGATTATGGACCGCTGCATGAGCTGCACCAGGTGCTGATGCAGCCCTTCGCCCACCGGGAGGACGATTACACCCACCGGCCACCGGAGTGGGGCAAGCACCTTGAGGTGAGCTGCTCAAGCTAA
- the btuC gene encoding vitamin B12 ABC transporter permease BtuC — protein MLSFARTQQRYNRYWLAALTLLLLVSFVFSLCAGEQWIGPQHWLTDSGKLFVWQIRLPRALAVLLVGGALALTGTLMQALFANPLSEPGLLGVSNGAGVALVAGLFIGGGYWPGWALGVCAILGALLITLILLRFARRHLSTGRLLLAGVALGIICSAMMTWAVYFSTSMDLRQLMYWMMGGFGGVDWGQGWLMLALLPVMVWLCTLGHPLNLLALGESSARQLGVSVSAWRNLLVLATGWLVGVSVALGGAIGFIGLVVPHMLRLCGLTDHRALLPASMLAGGGILLLADILARLAIPAAELPIGVVTATLGAPVFIWLLLTAKR, from the coding sequence ATGCTGTCTTTTGCCCGAACCCAACAACGCTACAATCGCTACTGGCTGGCGGCGCTCACGCTGCTGTTGCTGGTGAGCTTTGTCTTCAGCCTGTGCGCCGGGGAGCAGTGGATTGGCCCGCAACACTGGCTTACGGACAGCGGCAAGCTGTTTGTCTGGCAGATCCGCCTGCCGCGCGCTCTGGCCGTACTGCTGGTGGGCGGTGCCCTGGCCCTGACCGGCACGCTGATGCAGGCGCTGTTTGCCAACCCGCTGTCTGAGCCCGGCCTGCTGGGGGTGTCTAACGGGGCAGGGGTAGCGCTGGTGGCCGGGCTGTTTATCGGGGGCGGTTACTGGCCGGGCTGGGCGCTGGGGGTGTGCGCCATTCTGGGGGCACTGCTTATTACCCTGATTTTGCTGCGCTTTGCCCGCCGCCATCTTTCTACCGGCCGGTTGCTGCTGGCCGGTGTGGCGCTGGGGATCATCTGTAGCGCCATGATGACCTGGGCGGTCTATTTCAGCACCAGCATGGATCTGCGCCAGCTGATGTACTGGATGATGGGCGGCTTTGGCGGGGTGGACTGGGGCCAGGGCTGGCTGATGCTGGCCCTGCTACCGGTAATGGTGTGGCTGTGTACCCTCGGGCATCCGCTTAATTTACTGGCCCTGGGGGAGAGCAGCGCCCGGCAACTGGGGGTCTCTGTATCGGCCTGGCGTAACCTGCTGGTGCTGGCAACCGGCTGGCTGGTGGGGGTGAGCGTGGCGCTGGGCGGTGCTATCGGGTTTATTGGCCTGGTGGTTCCCCATATGCTGCGGCTATGCGGGCTGACGGACCACCGGGCCTTGTTACCCGCCAGTATGCTCGCTGGTGGCGGCATACTGCTGCTGGCCGATATTCTGGCCCGCCTGGCCATACCGGCAGCGGAGCTCCCTATCGGGGTGGTGACCGCTACCCTGGGGGCCCCGGTGTTTATCTGGCTGCTGTTAACGGCAAAACGCTGA